In a genomic window of Sulfurisphaera tokodaii str. 7:
- a CDS encoding peptidase M50, producing MSYIDYLEWRFRNLNEGLSFLLAILSLAVAFIGPHYLKNGVIVGVLIPIITATTAIIPHEIAHRQSARNYGCASRFTLSFKGFLATLLINLISGLTGFGFLVFVSGYTGIFCRFGLMTKDVEGKTAFAGPLTNLVIAILSLLSLLFIPISNIYLLYLLAEIFTFNSYVAFFNLIPLPPLDGQKVLRWNSAIWGIALIFALILTFVPYYVL from the coding sequence TTGAGCTACATTGATTACTTAGAATGGAGATTCAGAAACCTTAATGAGGGCTTATCCTTTCTCTTAGCTATTCTATCTTTGGCAGTAGCATTTATAGGACCACATTATTTAAAAAACGGAGTTATAGTAGGTGTATTAATACCCATAATAACTGCTACAACTGCAATAATTCCCCATGAGATTGCACACAGGCAATCTGCAAGGAATTACGGATGTGCTTCAAGATTTACATTAAGCTTTAAAGGTTTTCTCGCTACGTTATTAATAAACTTAATAAGTGGACTTACGGGTTTTGGGTTTTTAGTATTCGTTTCTGGTTATACTGGGATATTTTGTAGATTTGGTTTAATGACAAAAGACGTTGAAGGTAAAACAGCTTTTGCTGGTCCATTAACCAATTTAGTTATCGCAATATTATCCCTCTTGTCTCTCTTGTTTATACCAATTTCGAACATTTATCTATTGTACTTGCTAGCAGAAATATTCACATTCAATAGTTACGTTGCATTCTTCAATTTAATACCTCTTCCTCCATTAGACGGACAAAAAGTTCTAAGATGGAATTCAGCAATATGGGGTATTGCATTAATATTTGCACTTATATTAACCTTTGTACCTTATTATGTATTATGA
- the cbp1 gene encoding CRISPR DNA repeat-binding protein Cbp1, which translates to MMEREVIEKIKNLYNSGYTIREIAKEMNMSYGKVRNILVKEGVKMRNKVPKELIERVVELAKQGYSARRISKELNMNETTVLRILKEHNLGKRIKKMSQEEINQIISMYKEGKSIYEIAKKLNRSTNLIVYYLKKYGIIRESSSTSL; encoded by the coding sequence GTGATGGAAAGAGAAGTTATAGAAAAAATCAAAAATCTGTATAATAGTGGGTATACAATAAGAGAAATAGCTAAAGAGATGAATATGAGTTACGGAAAAGTAAGGAATATTCTCGTTAAAGAAGGAGTAAAAATGAGGAATAAAGTACCTAAAGAGTTAATAGAAAGAGTAGTGGAATTAGCTAAGCAAGGTTATAGTGCTAGAAGAATAAGTAAAGAGTTAAATATGAATGAAACCACAGTACTTAGAATTTTAAAGGAACATAACTTAGGAAAGAGAATAAAAAAGATGAGCCAAGAAGAGATAAACCAGATTATTAGTATGTATAAAGAGGGTAAATCAATATACGAGATTGCTAAAAAGTTGAATAGATCAACTAACCTAATCGTATACTACTTAAAGAAATACGGTATTATTCGTGAATCTTCCTCCACATCTCTCTAG
- a CDS encoding LysE family translocator codes for MNIFYAFGLGIVMGLSIAAPPGPINAMMAHESIRSSLHGTAVGAGAMTADFIFFWLTYFFKSIIPSSALIFFYFIGGAYMLYLAYGVLKIKGFKATIKGSYVKGLTTAIVNPYQISWWLTFGISMLQQFSVFIAPGFFTGIVIWIFSFPMIINKIGERYVIGVKIFSFIVLLAFGIYILYQGIYALKI; via the coding sequence ATGAATATTTTTTATGCTTTTGGCCTAGGCATAGTCATGGGTTTATCTATTGCTGCACCCCCAGGACCTATAAATGCAATGATGGCCCATGAGTCTATAAGGTCTTCATTACACGGAACTGCAGTAGGAGCTGGTGCAATGACTGCTGATTTCATATTCTTCTGGCTAACTTACTTTTTTAAGAGTATTATTCCTTCTTCAGCTCTCATCTTCTTCTATTTTATAGGAGGAGCATATATGCTTTATTTAGCTTATGGGGTACTTAAGATAAAAGGATTTAAGGCTACTATAAAGGGAAGCTATGTTAAGGGATTAACTACGGCTATAGTTAATCCATACCAGATTAGTTGGTGGCTCACTTTTGGAATTTCAATGCTTCAACAATTTTCTGTTTTCATAGCTCCAGGTTTTTTCACTGGAATTGTTATTTGGATATTCTCTTTCCCAATGATTATTAATAAAATTGGAGAGAGGTATGTTATAGGTGTTAAGATTTTCTCGTTCATAGTACTTTTAGCCTTTGGAATATATATCTTATATCAGGGTATTTATGCTCTCAAAATCTGA
- a CDS encoding Mrp/NBP35 family ATP-binding protein codes for MSSNPFRISSPQPQKQPRDLRKVNQQVQAADLKIQMKMKTVKYKIAVLSGKGGVGKSFVSSNLAMALAAAGRSVGIVDVDFHGPSVPKMLGVRGQYLTADDKGGINPVIGPFGIKVVSIDFLLPRDDTPVVWRGAIKHTAIKQFLGDVNWGELEYLIIDMPPGTGDEALSVAQLVPNLTGMIIVTIPSEVSTLAVKKSINFAKTINAKILGVIENMSYFLCPSDNKPYYIFGEGKGKQMAEEMGVPLLGQIPLDPIVAQANDLGEPFFLKYPDNPASKEFMRIAEQVIHIVENSNQQ; via the coding sequence ATGAGTAGTAATCCTTTCAGAATATCATCCCCACAACCACAAAAACAACCAAGAGATTTAAGAAAAGTTAATCAACAAGTTCAAGCAGCTGATTTAAAAATACAGATGAAGATGAAAACAGTTAAATATAAGATAGCCGTGCTAAGCGGAAAAGGTGGAGTAGGTAAGTCATTTGTCTCCTCTAATCTAGCAATGGCATTAGCTGCTGCGGGAAGAAGTGTAGGTATAGTTGATGTAGACTTTCATGGTCCTTCTGTACCTAAAATGTTAGGAGTTAGGGGGCAATATTTAACAGCAGATGATAAAGGCGGAATAAACCCAGTTATAGGTCCTTTCGGAATAAAAGTTGTTTCAATTGATTTCCTATTACCTAGAGATGATACTCCAGTGGTTTGGAGAGGAGCAATTAAACATACTGCAATTAAACAATTCTTAGGAGATGTAAATTGGGGCGAATTAGAGTATTTAATCATTGATATGCCTCCGGGCACTGGTGATGAGGCCTTATCAGTAGCACAATTAGTTCCTAATTTAACTGGAATGATAATAGTCACTATACCTTCAGAAGTATCAACTTTAGCCGTAAAGAAGTCAATTAATTTTGCAAAAACGATAAACGCCAAAATATTAGGAGTAATAGAAAACATGAGTTACTTCTTATGTCCATCAGATAATAAACCATATTATATTTTCGGAGAAGGAAAAGGAAAGCAAATGGCTGAAGAAATGGGAGTACCTTTATTAGGGCAAATTCCATTAGACCCAATTGTTGCTCAAGCTAATGACCTAGGAGAACCATTCTTCTTAAAATATCCAGATAATCCAGCTTCAAAAGAGTTTATGAGGATTGCTGAACAAGTTATACATATAGTGGAAAACTCTAATCAGCAGTGA
- a CDS encoding DNA double-strand break repair nuclease NurA, whose translation MSSNGVFTTIINLIKGKYGEWNFTFTAIDGSFHEVQYISGNLAYVVVGKVEGEVKQNKILTLKIDYDEKICENCKAEDEMREMEYEKARNASSDIIFLDRKISMDDFNEDNVIAIVKDPSERISINGETPWLLPIYEKGKIRGAYFKLFPFSWVFLVETTLNMNWSEILHILYFLGSEPIPEALGYNYPLFLADKVAKFYRDKMTKTLDLFVSKFPQRYRQFRSLIEKNRRK comes from the coding sequence ATGAGCTCTAATGGAGTTTTTACCACAATTATTAATTTGATTAAGGGTAAATATGGTGAATGGAATTTCACATTTACTGCAATAGATGGGAGTTTTCATGAAGTACAGTACATCAGTGGAAACTTAGCCTATGTTGTAGTTGGTAAAGTTGAAGGAGAAGTTAAACAAAATAAAATCTTAACGTTAAAAATTGACTATGATGAGAAAATTTGTGAAAATTGTAAAGCAGAGGATGAAATGAGGGAAATGGAATACGAAAAAGCTAGGAATGCTTCCTCAGACATAATATTTCTAGATAGGAAAATTAGTATGGATGATTTCAATGAAGATAACGTAATAGCGATAGTTAAAGATCCTTCAGAAAGAATTAGTATAAATGGAGAGACTCCTTGGCTATTACCAATTTATGAAAAGGGAAAAATAAGGGGGGCGTACTTTAAACTTTTCCCATTTAGTTGGGTATTTCTAGTAGAGACAACATTAAACATGAATTGGAGTGAGATTCTGCATATTCTTTACTTTTTGGGTAGTGAACCAATTCCAGAGGCTCTTGGATATAATTATCCACTATTTCTAGCTGATAAGGTAGCTAAATTTTATAGAGATAAAATGACTAAAACATTAGACTTATTTGTATCAAAATTTCCTCAAAGATATAGGCAATTTAGAAGCTTAATAGAAAAAAATAGGAGGAAGTAA
- a CDS encoding rhomboid family intramembrane serine protease, whose protein sequence is MKSTVVLTILITIGYIIGQILSLERSSLIYYVIQINYLVLHGFYWQLVTSIFVTPNFFDWAFNTIAMYFIYWLYKGEAGKLEYIIFLIAGIVGNILSLYLYPPFVASAGASGGIFGLFAYYTVTDYLKDKQLNQISIILLVSVFILSDTLPFFDVDIWAHTGGILTGILLSLLFFKINKTRGTV, encoded by the coding sequence ATGAAATCTACAGTGGTATTGACTATTTTAATAACTATTGGATATATAATAGGCCAAATTTTATCTTTAGAAAGATCATCATTGATTTATTATGTAATACAAATAAATTATCTAGTCCTTCATGGTTTTTATTGGCAGCTAGTTACATCTATTTTCGTAACACCTAACTTTTTCGATTGGGCATTTAATACTATTGCTATGTATTTTATTTACTGGCTTTATAAAGGAGAGGCGGGAAAGTTAGAATATATAATTTTCCTTATCGCTGGAATAGTAGGAAATATTCTCTCACTTTATCTTTATCCTCCATTTGTTGCATCAGCTGGTGCTTCAGGAGGAATTTTCGGTTTGTTTGCTTACTATACTGTTACTGATTATCTTAAAGATAAACAATTAAATCAAATCTCTATAATTCTTCTTGTTTCGGTATTTATCTTGAGTGATACTTTACCATTTTTTGACGTCGATATCTGGGCTCATACTGGAGGAATTCTAACTGGAATATTACTATCACTACTATTTTTTAAAATAAATAAAACAAGAGGAACAGTGTGA
- a CDS encoding 5-formyltetrahydrofolate cyclo-ligase yields MLSKSEIREKIWKILEDTNIASFPRPVYGRIPNFKGAEEAAKKLTETKEFKEAKIVKVNPDSPQRPVRELVLRSGKILLVPTPRLKGEFYLLDPNKIKDYKEASKISGFSRFGEVVDLNSISRVDFIVAGSVAVTMYGDRVGKGEGYSELEFAILRELGKVNENTPIATTVHDIQIVDFIPTEPYDVPIDIIATPTRVIYTKRKREKPKGIYLEYLTKEKIEETPFLKKFLTQRGYKLL; encoded by the coding sequence ATGCTCTCAAAATCTGAAATTAGGGAAAAGATTTGGAAAATTCTTGAAGATACTAACATTGCTTCATTTCCAAGGCCAGTATATGGTAGGATTCCGAATTTTAAAGGAGCAGAAGAAGCTGCAAAAAAATTGACAGAAACTAAGGAGTTTAAAGAAGCAAAAATAGTAAAAGTTAATCCGGATTCTCCTCAAAGACCCGTTAGAGAACTAGTGTTAAGGAGTGGGAAAATTCTTCTCGTACCTACTCCTAGACTAAAAGGAGAGTTTTATTTACTTGATCCTAATAAAATAAAGGATTATAAAGAGGCTTCAAAGATAAGCGGTTTCTCAAGGTTTGGTGAAGTAGTTGATTTAAACTCAATTTCAAGAGTTGATTTTATAGTTGCAGGTTCTGTGGCCGTAACCATGTATGGAGATAGAGTAGGTAAAGGGGAAGGGTATAGTGAATTGGAATTTGCAATATTAAGAGAATTAGGTAAGGTTAATGAAAACACTCCTATAGCTACTACTGTACATGATATACAAATTGTAGATTTTATTCCAACAGAACCTTATGATGTACCTATTGATATTATAGCCACACCTACAAGAGTTATTTACACAAAGAGAAAAAGAGAGAAACCAAAAGGTATTTATCTTGAATACTTAACTAAAGAGAAAATTGAAGAAACTCCATTTTTGAAGAAGTTTTTAACCCAGAGAGGATATAAGTTGCTTTAA
- the alaXM gene encoding alanyl-tRNA editing protein AlaXM — MVEKLYLTDCYIKEFKAKITKIDGNLVFLDKTAFYPGGGGVENDKGYFIFNGNKIEVNNVKEIDGEIAHEATSVPFKEGDEITGVIDWERRYRMMRLHTASHIIAAIAYSKYNSKITGGNISPEYAKDDFDIDDKNKLLEIVKEANEIAKKGIPVKIYFLKKEEALKIPGIVKLAERMPPNIDIWRIVEIEGIDIQADGGPHVSNTLEIGEIVPLKIENRGKGKKRIYYTVKP, encoded by the coding sequence ATAGTAGAGAAACTTTACCTAACAGACTGTTATATAAAGGAATTTAAGGCAAAAATCACAAAAATTGACGGAAATCTTGTGTTCTTAGACAAAACGGCATTTTATCCTGGAGGAGGAGGTGTAGAAAATGATAAGGGTTACTTTATCTTTAACGGAAATAAAATAGAAGTTAATAACGTAAAAGAAATAGATGGAGAAATAGCACATGAAGCTACCTCGGTACCATTTAAGGAAGGAGATGAAATCACTGGAGTAATAGATTGGGAAAGAAGATATAGAATGATGAGATTACATACAGCTTCCCATATAATCGCTGCAATAGCATATTCAAAGTATAATTCTAAAATAACTGGCGGAAACATTTCACCAGAATATGCTAAAGATGATTTCGATATTGATGATAAGAATAAACTATTAGAAATAGTAAAGGAAGCCAACGAAATAGCTAAAAAAGGAATACCAGTAAAAATTTACTTCTTAAAGAAGGAAGAAGCACTCAAAATACCAGGAATTGTAAAGTTAGCTGAAAGAATGCCACCAAATATAGACATATGGAGAATTGTGGAAATTGAAGGAATAGATATTCAAGCTGATGGAGGACCTCACGTTTCTAATACTTTAGAAATAGGAGAAATAGTACCTTTAAAAATTGAGAATAGAGGAAAAGGCAAAAAAAGAATATATTATACTGTAAAACCCTAA
- a CDS encoding helix-turn-helix domain-containing protein has product MSIEITEKSVIFKRFLAVAYGLSEAEIEAFLKIMESKEGKNVDTISSELGISKSRASLILKKLSDAGLIEKEKSGNNKGGRPKFMYYVNKDEIRTKLEKKANELCDQLKQLISSLG; this is encoded by the coding sequence ATGAGTATTGAAATTACTGAAAAAAGCGTAATTTTTAAGAGATTCCTTGCTGTAGCCTATGGACTATCAGAGGCAGAAATAGAAGCTTTTCTTAAAATCATGGAAAGCAAAGAAGGTAAGAATGTTGATACAATTTCTAGTGAATTAGGAATTAGTAAAAGTAGAGCGAGTTTAATTCTTAAAAAACTTTCAGATGCTGGCTTGATTGAGAAGGAGAAAAGTGGAAATAATAAAGGGGGAAGACCAAAATTCATGTATTATGTTAACAAGGACGAAATAAGAACTAAATTAGAGAAAAAAGCTAATGAATTATGTGATCAATTAAAGCAACTTATATCCTCTCTGGGTTAA
- the cdvB1/B2 gene encoding cell division protein CdvB1/B2, producing MPRYKLPMLGKEDFQKIWAGNEKVKIPKSKEPLKYRLIQAQYKIRSMISRLDSYIAKMQERDRTLFERVVEAQMSKDHTRAAMYANEVAEIRKITKQLITTQIALEQVELRLETVGELGDIYVNLIPVMGVIGELKAALKGVMPELSIELGELGDSLQEVVIEAGEFSGVGGVGVTSSPEARKILEEASMIAEQKMKEQFPELPAGGLASSQKS from the coding sequence ATGCCAAGATATAAATTGCCCATGTTAGGAAAAGAAGACTTCCAAAAGATTTGGGCTGGAAACGAAAAAGTAAAAATACCAAAAAGCAAAGAACCATTAAAATATAGGTTAATTCAGGCTCAGTATAAAATTAGATCAATGATAAGCAGATTAGACTCTTACATTGCTAAAATGCAAGAGAGAGACAGAACACTATTCGAGAGAGTAGTAGAGGCTCAAATGAGTAAGGATCATACAAGGGCAGCGATGTATGCTAATGAGGTTGCAGAAATTAGAAAAATAACGAAGCAGTTAATAACAACTCAAATTGCACTAGAGCAAGTTGAATTAAGATTAGAGACTGTTGGTGAATTAGGAGATATTTACGTAAATCTAATACCAGTAATGGGGGTTATTGGTGAGTTAAAGGCCGCATTAAAGGGAGTAATGCCAGAGTTATCAATTGAGCTAGGCGAATTAGGTGATAGTTTACAAGAAGTAGTAATTGAAGCTGGAGAATTCAGTGGTGTAGGTGGTGTAGGAGTAACTTCATCTCCAGAGGCAAGAAAGATATTAGAAGAGGCATCAATGATTGCAGAACAGAAGATGAAGGAACAATTCCCAGAGCTACCAGCTGGTGGATTGGCATCTTCACAAAAATCATGA
- a CDS encoding adenylate kinase family protein yields MIIIITGTPGSGKSTIVDLLSKKLGFEKLHVSSFLIQNKAFSEYDELRQSYVIDEEKAFQLIDSFIKDKNVVIETIYPSLISHADKVIVLRKDPRVLYTELKRRGWGELKIAENVMAEILGVISGEAKEYFGNICEINVTNKKPEEVVEQILSNNCDNVDWLNIEEIQDLLISLDKVISSYEDSISDE; encoded by the coding sequence ATGATAATAATTATTACTGGAACACCAGGGAGTGGTAAGAGTACTATTGTAGACTTACTATCTAAAAAACTGGGTTTTGAAAAGCTTCATGTTTCATCATTTTTAATTCAAAATAAGGCTTTTTCTGAATATGATGAATTAAGGCAGAGCTATGTTATTGATGAGGAAAAAGCATTCCAACTAATAGATTCTTTTATTAAGGATAAGAATGTTGTAATTGAGACTATATATCCTTCATTAATCTCCCATGCAGATAAAGTAATAGTATTAAGAAAAGACCCAAGAGTACTTTATACAGAATTAAAAAGAAGAGGGTGGGGAGAGTTAAAAATTGCAGAAAACGTTATGGCTGAAATTTTAGGAGTGATAAGTGGTGAAGCTAAAGAGTATTTTGGTAATATTTGTGAAATTAATGTAACTAATAAAAAACCAGAAGAGGTTGTGGAACAAATTCTCTCAAATAATTGTGATAATGTGGACTGGTTAAATATAGAGGAAATTCAAGATCTATTAATTTCATTAGATAAGGTTATTAGCTCGTATGAAGATAGTATAAGTGATGAGTAG
- a CDS encoding tryptophan--tRNA ligase, whose translation MAQDFNVTPWEVKGKVDYDKLIVQFGTQKITSELKEKIKSIINDELHVMLRRDVFFSHRDLDLVLKDYQDGKGFFLYTGRAPSLGMHIGHLIPFIFTKWLQDKFNVNLYIEITDDEKFMRNPEYTLDQTRQWAYDNILDIIAVGFNPDKTFIFQDTEYIRNMYPIAIKIAKKLTFSEVRATFGLDTSSNIGIIWYPALQIAPTMFEKRRCLIPAGIDQDPYWRLQRDIAESLGYYKAAQIHSKFLPPLTGPEGKMSSSQPETAIYLTDDPKTVERKIMKYAFSGGQPTIELHRKYGGNPDIDVSFQWLYMFFEPDDNKIKKIEEDYRSGALLTGELKQILIEKLNDFLEEHRQKREEAKKLVNVFKYDGELAREMWRKIHE comes from the coding sequence ATGGCTCAAGATTTTAATGTTACCCCTTGGGAAGTAAAAGGAAAAGTAGATTATGATAAGCTAATTGTCCAATTTGGAACTCAAAAAATTACTTCAGAATTAAAGGAAAAGATTAAGAGTATTATTAATGATGAACTCCACGTTATGTTAAGAAGAGATGTTTTCTTTTCTCATAGGGATTTAGATTTAGTTTTAAAAGATTATCAAGATGGTAAAGGATTTTTCCTATATACTGGAAGAGCCCCTTCATTAGGTATGCATATAGGTCATTTAATTCCTTTTATCTTTACTAAATGGTTACAAGACAAATTTAACGTTAATCTATATATAGAGATAACAGACGATGAAAAATTTATGAGGAATCCAGAATATACTTTGGATCAAACTAGACAATGGGCGTATGATAATATTTTAGATATAATAGCTGTTGGATTTAACCCAGATAAAACTTTCATATTTCAAGATACAGAGTATATTAGAAATATGTACCCTATTGCAATAAAAATTGCTAAAAAATTAACATTCTCCGAAGTTAGGGCTACGTTTGGTTTAGATACTTCTTCAAATATAGGAATAATTTGGTATCCAGCATTACAAATAGCCCCTACAATGTTTGAGAAGAGGAGATGTCTAATACCAGCTGGTATTGACCAAGATCCTTATTGGAGATTGCAAAGAGATATTGCTGAGAGCCTAGGTTATTATAAGGCAGCACAGATTCATAGTAAATTCCTTCCTCCATTAACTGGACCCGAAGGAAAAATGAGCTCATCTCAGCCTGAGACAGCAATTTATCTTACTGATGATCCTAAGACTGTTGAAAGGAAAATAATGAAATATGCATTTTCTGGAGGTCAACCTACAATTGAATTGCATAGAAAATATGGTGGTAATCCAGACATAGATGTGTCATTTCAGTGGCTGTATATGTTCTTTGAGCCTGATGATAATAAGATAAAGAAAATAGAAGAAGATTATAGATCTGGTGCACTTTTAACTGGTGAACTAAAACAGATATTAATAGAAAAATTAAATGATTTCTTGGAAGAACATAGGCAGAAAAGAGAAGAAGCTAAGAAATTGGTGAATGTTTTCAAATATGATGGAGAACTTGCTAGAGAGATGTGGAGGAAGATTCACGAATAA
- a CDS encoding thiamine-phosphate synthase family protein, which produces MVKTPLELITDNLLPTIKVLIAKKLRELGMSQNRIAILLGVTQPAVKQYLDEDENFQYEKLRELGLKDEEIEDITQDLVNILNKNDTKSAMYYITDIGLRYLSELKFCKFHKENDKYIPQDCDICRYIYRQNEEERMEIALSMLQNEFVTPLIPEVLSNLAFARKNPKGINDVLAVEGRITKVKGIPTPASNPSWGSSKHLATILLKIMQKDPSIRSIMNIKYDKKIDEALHFLNFRIVYVGPSDENDDESISNLIYSAFYSGIDCVVHLGGKGLEPITYVLGKDPVEVVKKVIEIGKKYRELTEN; this is translated from the coding sequence GTGGTAAAAACTCCATTAGAGCTCATTACGGATAATCTCCTACCAACAATTAAAGTATTGATAGCTAAAAAACTTAGAGAACTTGGTATGAGCCAAAATAGAATAGCAATTTTATTAGGTGTTACTCAGCCAGCAGTAAAGCAATACTTAGATGAAGATGAGAATTTCCAATACGAAAAATTAAGAGAATTAGGATTAAAAGATGAAGAAATAGAAGATATAACACAAGATTTAGTAAATATATTGAATAAAAATGATACTAAGAGTGCAATGTATTATATAACTGATATAGGATTAAGATATTTATCAGAATTAAAATTTTGCAAATTTCATAAAGAAAATGATAAGTATATTCCTCAGGATTGTGATATTTGCAGATATATTTATAGGCAAAATGAGGAAGAAAGAATGGAAATAGCTTTAAGCATGTTACAAAATGAGTTTGTGACTCCATTAATACCAGAGGTTTTAAGTAACTTAGCTTTTGCAAGAAAGAATCCAAAAGGAATAAATGATGTATTAGCAGTTGAAGGCAGAATTACAAAAGTTAAGGGAATACCAACTCCAGCTTCAAATCCATCTTGGGGCTCTAGTAAACATCTTGCTACAATACTTCTTAAGATTATGCAGAAAGATCCCAGTATAAGATCAATTATGAACATAAAATATGATAAAAAGATTGATGAGGCATTACATTTTCTAAATTTTAGGATAGTTTACGTTGGACCAAGCGATGAGAATGATGATGAAAGTATATCTAACCTGATATACTCTGCCTTTTATAGTGGTATTGATTGTGTAGTTCATCTTGGAGGAAAAGGATTAGAGCCTATAACTTACGTTTTAGGTAAGGATCCAGTAGAAGTAGTTAAGAAAGTTATAGAAATCGGTAAAAAATACAGAGAGTTAACCGAAAATTAA